One Microbacterium marinum genomic window carries:
- a CDS encoding beta-galactosidase, translated as MTSRFAIGETDFLLDGQPHRIISGALHYPRVHPDLWRDRIRKARLMGLNAIETYVMWNAHEPVQGQWDATGALDLGRFLDIVAEEGMHAIVRPGPYVCAEWHGGGLPTWLTSDRDLRLRSSDPRYLEAVTSYLEKVNAIVAPRQIDAGGSVILVQIENEYGAYGSDKDYLAELIRVTRAGGITVPLTQVDQPIPHMLEGGAHEGLHKTGSFGGRIDERLAVLREHQPTGPLMCMEFWCGWFDHWGEKHHTTTFADSAADLDRLLAAGASVNIYMVHGGTNFGLTAGANDSGRYLPMVTSYDYDSPISEAGDITEKFRAFRDVIAKHAPVPDEPLPEPVDAPTPTVRLEAVASPLDLVATSREEFAAPPTMDELGADVVLVEYRVDAPLDRPAVLRAEVRDHAWVRRDGNLVGRLQRTLGDDTLVVPAGGELSLLVEETGRVNYDTKIGEPKGLIGDVQLDGAPVTGPWQVRTIDVPALAVAVTAADANPLDGPAVGPVGLRGAFELAASADLFLDTRGWGKGYAWVNGFFLGRYWRRGPQRTLYVPGPVTRAGANQMVIVELEETADPTARFLARPDLGHEVE; from the coding sequence GTGACTTCCCGCTTCGCCATCGGCGAGACCGACTTCCTCCTCGACGGTCAGCCGCACCGGATCATCTCCGGCGCCCTGCATTACCCCCGCGTACACCCCGACCTCTGGCGCGACCGGATCCGCAAAGCGCGGCTCATGGGGCTGAACGCGATCGAGACCTACGTCATGTGGAACGCACACGAGCCCGTCCAGGGACAATGGGATGCCACCGGCGCGCTCGACCTCGGCCGCTTCCTCGACATCGTCGCGGAAGAGGGGATGCACGCGATCGTCCGTCCCGGCCCGTACGTGTGCGCCGAATGGCACGGCGGCGGCCTGCCGACCTGGCTGACCTCCGACCGCGACCTGCGGCTGCGCAGCTCCGACCCGCGCTATCTCGAAGCGGTGACCTCGTACCTCGAGAAGGTCAACGCGATCGTCGCGCCCCGACAGATCGACGCCGGCGGCTCGGTCATCCTCGTGCAGATCGAGAACGAGTACGGCGCCTACGGATCGGACAAGGACTACCTCGCCGAACTCATCCGCGTCACCCGCGCCGGCGGCATCACGGTCCCGCTGACGCAGGTCGACCAGCCCATCCCCCACATGCTGGAAGGCGGTGCGCACGAAGGGCTCCACAAGACCGGCTCGTTCGGCGGACGCATCGACGAACGGCTCGCCGTGCTGCGCGAGCACCAGCCGACCGGGCCGCTGATGTGCATGGAGTTCTGGTGCGGCTGGTTCGACCACTGGGGCGAGAAGCACCACACCACGACCTTCGCCGACTCCGCCGCCGACCTCGACCGCCTCCTGGCCGCCGGTGCATCCGTGAACATCTACATGGTCCACGGCGGAACGAACTTCGGGCTGACCGCGGGCGCCAACGACTCCGGCCGGTACCTGCCCATGGTCACGAGCTACGACTACGACTCACCCATCTCGGAGGCGGGCGACATCACCGAGAAGTTCCGAGCCTTCCGCGACGTCATCGCGAAGCACGCCCCGGTGCCCGACGAGCCCCTGCCCGAGCCGGTCGACGCACCGACCCCGACAGTGCGGCTCGAGGCCGTGGCGTCGCCCCTCGACCTCGTCGCCACGAGCCGCGAGGAGTTCGCGGCGCCGCCGACGATGGACGAGCTCGGAGCCGACGTGGTCCTCGTCGAGTACCGCGTCGACGCGCCGCTCGACCGCCCTGCGGTCCTGCGCGCCGAGGTGCGCGATCACGCCTGGGTGCGGCGGGACGGAAACCTCGTCGGCCGGCTGCAGCGGACGCTCGGCGACGACACCCTCGTCGTCCCCGCCGGCGGCGAGCTCAGCCTGCTGGTCGAGGAGACCGGGCGCGTCAACTACGACACGAAGATCGGCGAACCGAAGGGCCTCATCGGCGACGTGCAGCTCGACGGCGCACCCGTCACCGGCCCGTGGCAGGTGCGGACGATCGACGTCCCCGCCCTGGCGGTCGCCGTCACCGCCGCGGACGCGAACCCGCTGGACGGCCCCGCCGTGGGCCCGGTCGGGCTCCGCGGCGCCTTCGAGCTGGCGGCATCCGCCGATCTGTTCCTCGACACCCGCGGGTGGGGCAAGGGCTACGCGTGGGTCAACGGCTTCTTCCTCGGACGGTACTGGCGACGCGGCCCGCAGCGCACGCTCTACGTCCCGGGCCCGGTGACGCGCGCCGGGGCGAACCAGATGGTCATCGTCGAACTCGAAGAGACCGCCGATCCGACGGCGCGCTTCCTCGCGCGCCCCGACCTGGGACACGAGGTGGAGTGA
- a CDS encoding serine hydrolase domain-containing protein has protein sequence MAYAAAFDLVARHVAEGRLPSAVLGVATAEGTIALDAFGADTADRYPLFSITKPLVGIAAARAVEWGLLTAETPLSAAIPGFDGDREDVVRLRHLVSHTVGIADPPLDSAIPLRTELTTRGRDFAPGAASRYSTLAFEGIAALLEHTTGLTWDAAVAEWSGELGATGLSLDHADAATIVDAAEAGVDMERFRAAKNPGAGLAGRADDLLRLGSALLRIGTGETGGILQPATLAMMRRPITGDIPRLEPYVASRGQDWGFTWNLRTRAPGLIDQDVYGHGGWAGTEFWVHPSAGIAWVLLTNRALRTGVDLDALDNAIVSGR, from the coding sequence ATGGCCTACGCCGCTGCATTCGATCTGGTCGCACGCCACGTCGCGGAGGGTCGACTGCCCTCCGCGGTGCTGGGCGTGGCGACCGCCGAGGGCACGATCGCCCTCGACGCCTTCGGCGCCGACACGGCCGACCGGTATCCGCTGTTCTCGATCACGAAACCGCTCGTCGGCATCGCGGCGGCGCGCGCCGTCGAGTGGGGGCTGCTCACGGCGGAGACGCCACTGTCGGCCGCGATTCCGGGATTCGATGGCGACCGTGAAGACGTCGTGCGCCTTCGCCACCTCGTCTCGCACACCGTCGGGATCGCCGACCCGCCGCTCGATTCCGCCATCCCGCTGCGCACCGAGCTCACCACGCGCGGACGGGATTTCGCTCCGGGAGCGGCTTCGCGCTACTCCACCCTCGCCTTCGAAGGCATCGCCGCGCTGCTCGAGCACACCACCGGCCTCACCTGGGATGCCGCCGTCGCGGAGTGGAGTGGGGAGCTCGGCGCGACCGGGCTCAGCCTCGACCACGCCGACGCGGCGACCATCGTCGACGCCGCCGAGGCGGGCGTCGACATGGAGCGCTTCCGCGCGGCGAAGAACCCGGGCGCAGGGCTCGCCGGCCGCGCCGACGACCTGCTGCGGCTGGGAAGCGCACTGCTGCGCATCGGCACGGGCGAGACCGGCGGCATCCTGCAGCCGGCGACGCTCGCGATGATGCGCCGACCGATCACCGGCGACATCCCGCGCCTCGAGCCCTACGTCGCCTCGCGGGGCCAGGACTGGGGCTTCACCTGGAACCTCCGCACGCGCGCGCCCGGCCTCATCGACCAGGACGTCTACGGCCACGGCGGGTGGGCCGGGACGGAGTTCTGGGTGCACCCCTCCGCGGGCATCGCCTGGGTGCTCCTCACCAACCGCGCCCTCCGCACCGGCGTCGACCTCGACGCGCTCGACAACGCGATCGTCTCCGGGCGCTGA
- a CDS encoding aldehyde dehydrogenase (NADP(+)) encodes MTTSLEELNRLTEAAAAAAPIWRSSSADDRAAWLGAVADALDAHADELVEIADRETRLGVTRLRGEVGRTTGQLRLFAAVVREGSYLELTVDDAAPDATPPRPELRRLLVGVGPVAVFSASNFPFAFSVCGGDTASALAAGNPVIVKAHSGHVELSRRTAVIAAEALTAAGAPEGSLALIEGREAGNALVGHPTVQAAGFTGSLSGGRALFDLASRRPDPIPFYGELGSVNPVVITAAAAAARGEGLATGLVASFTLGAGQFCTKPGVVFIPAGGGIEDAVADAVPTAPGGPLLTDRITAAFPDGIRSLLADSSVEILAHGAETTDGARPVVLTTDAAAVAARPDVLAEEVFGPVTLLVRYTDGADLHAALAAVPGSLTATLHSEADEDVTRTLELLQDRAGRVLFAGWPTGVAVTWSQQHGGPWPATTSLHTSVGATAIRRFLRPVVYQDAPEALLPAPLRNEALTALPHRRNGVLRVPSV; translated from the coding sequence ATGACCACCTCGCTCGAAGAACTGAACCGACTGACGGAGGCCGCCGCGGCCGCCGCCCCGATCTGGCGCTCCTCGTCGGCGGATGATCGCGCGGCCTGGCTGGGCGCCGTCGCCGACGCGCTCGACGCGCATGCCGACGAACTCGTCGAGATCGCCGACCGCGAGACCCGGCTGGGCGTCACGCGTCTGCGCGGCGAGGTCGGTCGCACGACGGGGCAGCTCCGTCTGTTCGCCGCGGTCGTCCGCGAGGGTTCGTATCTCGAGCTCACTGTCGACGACGCGGCTCCGGATGCCACGCCTCCCCGGCCCGAGCTGCGACGCCTGCTCGTGGGAGTGGGCCCGGTCGCCGTCTTCTCGGCGTCGAACTTCCCGTTCGCGTTCTCGGTCTGCGGCGGTGACACCGCGTCGGCTCTCGCCGCCGGCAACCCGGTCATCGTCAAGGCGCATTCGGGGCATGTGGAGCTGTCCCGCCGGACAGCGGTGATCGCGGCGGAGGCGCTGACCGCCGCGGGCGCGCCGGAGGGCTCCCTCGCGCTCATCGAAGGGCGGGAGGCGGGCAACGCCCTCGTCGGCCATCCCACCGTGCAGGCCGCCGGGTTCACCGGATCGCTCTCGGGCGGGCGCGCCCTGTTCGACCTCGCCTCGCGGCGCCCCGACCCGATCCCGTTCTACGGCGAGCTGGGCAGCGTCAATCCGGTGGTGATCACCGCCGCGGCCGCCGCCGCGCGAGGCGAAGGCCTCGCCACCGGGCTCGTGGCGTCCTTCACCCTCGGCGCCGGACAGTTCTGCACCAAGCCGGGCGTTGTGTTCATCCCTGCCGGCGGGGGTATCGAGGACGCGGTGGCGGACGCGGTTCCGACCGCTCCCGGCGGACCGCTGCTCACCGATCGCATCACGGCCGCGTTCCCCGACGGCATCCGGAGCCTGCTGGCCGACTCGTCGGTCGAGATCCTCGCGCACGGCGCCGAGACGACCGACGGGGCTCGGCCGGTGGTGCTGACGACGGATGCCGCGGCCGTCGCCGCCCGGCCGGACGTGCTGGCCGAGGAGGTCTTCGGCCCGGTGACGCTGCTCGTGCGCTACACCGACGGCGCTGACCTCCACGCCGCCCTCGCCGCCGTGCCCGGGAGCCTCACCGCGACTCTGCACAGCGAGGCGGATGAGGACGTGACGCGGACGCTCGAGCTCCTCCAGGATCGGGCGGGGCGCGTCCTGTTCGCCGGCTGGCCGACCGGGGTCGCAGTGACGTGGTCGCAGCAGCACGGCGGGCCGTGGCCGGCGACGACGTCGCTCCACACCTCCGTGGGCGCGACGGCGATCCGTCGCTTCCTCCGCCCCGTCGTGTACCAGGACGCGCCGGAGGCCCTGCTGCCGGCACCCCTTCGGAACGAGGCGCTCACCGCACTCCCGCACCGCCGGAACGGTGTGCTGCGGGTGCCGTCGGTCTGA